Genomic segment of Poecile atricapillus isolate bPoeAtr1 chromosome 25, bPoeAtr1.hap1, whole genome shotgun sequence:
AGCCCGGCCCTGGCTCCACCCAGGATGGGCCCCGGCTCAGGAGTTTCACACTTGGATCAGTTTTGCTCCATTTCCATCTCGGGGTGAATTGTGcaattgcagctgcaggtgatgcagtcccatcctcccaggttgctctcctcaattccctgctgcttgtgctttttggggctggagctgcagcgctgcccttggctgtggggctggggaaggattgttgtgtgtgcctgagctgtgaggagagctTGCTGACACTTTGTGTGGAGTTCAGAGTCAGGTACCAGTGCACAACCTGGAAAATGTGAAAGTTaaaactgaaggcatcaggaTTGCCCTTATGTCGAATGTCTGAAGTGCAGCAGCGGGGAGGAGGAGGACTTTAAggatgctgcagctcagctgaagCTCTGGAGCATGTCTGGGTGGGTTTTTCTGCAGGTGGATGAGCTGTGTGGCCCTGGTGAGGTCCGGCTGGCGTCCACGCGCCGCTGCGCCGTCCCCGAGCGCCACGACTGCGCTCCCGCCTGCGGGCCAGCGGGAGGGGAGCTCCATGCACAGCTGGGCATGTGAGTCCCACCAGCACAAAAACACTCCTCAGTTAGCCCTGAGCCCCTGAGCCCACGAGGTCACGGCAGGGTTGGGTTGTGGGAGgtgttttttgggaaattttccATTGGTGGAGTTCCTGTCTGTGGAGGTTTGTGCTTTCAGTGCTCAGCCATCAGTGCTGTTCATCTCCCTGGGGAGGATTTCCTGTATTTTCAACATGACCTGGTGATTTTGTGTCTTGGGTGGAGACAAGGGGAGTATGGACAGAGCTCACATTTTCTCACCTCAGGCTGAGCCACTCTAAAGTGGATGGTGTCTCTGTTAGATGTAGGCCAGAAATGAGAAAATCAGTCCCTGTTCCTCCCCACACATCTTTAAtcatcatggaatggtttgggttttgagggaccttaaagatcatctagttccaactaGAAATCAATCCTTGTCCCACCCCCACCCACATCTTTAATGGTTTGTCTTGGAAGGGacattcaaaattatttaattccaACTAGAAATCAATCCTTGTTCCCCCCTTCGACATCTttaatgctttgggttggaaaggaccttaaataccatagttccaaccccctgccattgGCAGGGAGATGGTGAAAACAGTTCTTGTCACATGACACCACTTCTTTCCTCTTTGTGAATGAATTTCTGTGTTGCAAAATCTCGCCCTGGCATGGCTTGCACAGAAATCTGCTGGGTCAAAATCATACTCTGATCCTTTCAACCATTTTCCTGGAGCTGAGCTTTGGGGAGGGGTGTAGTGCCCCGTCACAGAGTGAAGGTGGTGTCTGCCAGACACCAAGCACTGGTGGTGTCACGTTCTGGCCCTGAGGAGCAGGCACGGTGCTGATGAGATGGACAGGGATTGCTCCATCCTTTGTTCCGTGGGGACAGGGTAGGATCATCCACCCTGTGGGCTGTGAAAGACTGGGGATCTGCTGTAGCTGTTTGCTGAGGGACCAGGACTGAGCAAGGGTTTGTCCCTTTTTCAGATGTCACTGCAAGCAGTACGTCTCTGCTGAGGAGCTCTGTGAccagctgtgcctgctgagAGCCCCACGCCTCTCCCTGGGCTTTGGCacccacagggagctgctgctgaggatgAACCAGGGGCAAGCGAGGGTAGGTGTGGAGGGAGGGATTGATTCCTACATGTGCAGGTCTGGGAGAGCCCAGAAATCACAGTGGGGTGAAGGAACTCCTCCAGGTGAGGCAGCAATTCCTGAATTACAGGGGGAAATCTCCTAGAGCAGCCTTGTACAGCTGCACTGAAGGCTGACCACAAACCAGGGTCGATTGAATGAGTGATCAGAGTTCCCTTTGGCTGAATCACTGATCAAAGTTCCCTCTGCTTCCCACAGGAGCTGTCAAACGTTCTGGGCCCAGATGAGCACGtgcagagcagccagagggTGCATCTGGTTCTGTTCAGTCCCCAGGGAGTGCTGGGTTTCATTGTCTCCAGCACAGAAGTTCTGGATGCGTTTCTCACGGGTAAGGCTTGAGAGGGAGCCCAATTTCCAGCCACACCAGGCCATCCATTTCCTCCcatgctggcacagccacaggaCAGCAAGTTGGCACAGAGGGAATTCATTATTAGATGCTCCAAATTATTTAGAAAGCAGGGAAATACCTTGCTCTGTCTGGGAGTAAACAGTGGGGAATTCACTGACTGTGTGGGTAACTCCCTGGGAACGGGTCAGATACAGATTGCAGGATTCGGGATTTCCAAGGAACTAGAAGGAAACTCTGTTTGGAGCCAGATCTGTTGCCAGGTGAGTGGATTTGTCTTTGTGAGCTGTAATTGCCCACAGATACAAATTAGATAAATCTTTGTTGCCCAGGATCAGGGGTTGTCACATGCTGGTCACTTTGCAGTGAGGAAacttttattctggtttcttctcTTGCCTGTGGCAGGAGATTTTTCCTCagatcagctgctgcagaaagggCACAGAGTGCAGAGGAGTTCCCCCAAAGACAGCCAGGCCTTGCCCCTCATCCCTAACCCAGTGGTGTGTCTGGAAGCAGGGGACACGATCCTTTTCCAGCTCAGCATCAATTCCCAGGGTGAGtgtggctggggctgagcacGTTTGTGTGTCCAGACCCGTTCAGAGCAGTGGCTCCATGCTGGGCATCCTGCATGGATCCATCCCTTCACCTCCTGGACCCCAGAACTGCagtctgggctctgccaggggctTACCTGCAGCTTTTTGGCTGGATTGCTGTAGAGTGAGAGCATAAATCTCTGTGGGGCAGTAATTAGACTCAATTAAATGAAACTGCATGGCCCTATAAAAGCAGTTCCACAGCTCTTTGCACAGTTCTGTCCCAGCTGAGgtggcccagagctgctgaccctgtgctgccccatccccagaCCGTGCCTCCAGCCACTATCCCGTTTACCAGAAGCAACATCTCTACAACAACAACCCAGGCTGGGATTTCGGACCCTTCCGGAGGCTGGACCACCTGATCCAGGAGACTCAGCTCAACATCTCCTGGTAACACCTGCTGTGGGTAACAGTGTGGTGGGCAGGACCTGAGAGTGAGTTTTTGACAGAATCAGCGGGTCTTTGGTGGTGAAAATACCAAATTTTGCTGTGTTCAGGTCCCTGTGTTTAACCATCCTCACAGATGGAGGCTGGGGGAAGCTTGGATCAGCTGGTACCTTCCTCACTTCTCTCTTCCAGGTTTGCCCATGTTTTCCTGGAGCCTGGGACATTTGTCTTCAGGGACAGCTCTGTTCAGGAACGCTTCCTGATTGTGACAGTGAACGAAGCCAACGTGAGCTGTGACCCTGGGGACGTGTCCTTCCAGCCCTCCTCCCTGTTCCAGCTGGCCAGACACGGCATTTTgaagcagcagcatctgcacTTGGCTCCCAACTGGGCTGCAATCACAGGTACAGCCAGAACTCTGAGATACCCACCTTCACCATCCATTCTTACCCATgacctttcctctcctctttcagTGTGTTTAAACAAgcattttctttggaaaggcCACCAAAGCTCTGCTTAGCCAGCTTTAATCCCTTGCTCCTGTGGAGCTTCCCAAAGTCCACTGCTCTCTGGCCAAGAACCTGTCTGTGCAGGAGCTGAGGtgctgggagagggaaggagcagtCCTGCTTCTCCCCACACCCTGTTTGGAGAGCCCAGGGAACTGAGGGCTTTGTTTTCCTtggctggaaagcagaaaatgacAGAGTATTTCCATGATAAACCCAGCTGAAATGAAATCCAGCATTTCAAAGTTGACTAAGAGCTAAACACAAGGTCAGGTCAGGtctctgctccaggccaggTGTGGGTGTGAGTGCTGTGCACACACCAGTCCTTCAGGGGGAGGCCAGGAAACTGCAGAAATGAAAGTGTGGTGTGCAAGCACAATCCTGGCTCTATAAaacatacaaatattttatatattatctATAAAATTTATAAACTGGATCCCTCAGTCCTGAAAACACtttgctcctgccccagcttctcccagaagaagcagaagtaaAATGAGCAGAAGGTGataaatggggtttttttgtgtttctcacTTCTCACCCTCCCTCCTGGCTTCCCCAGCAATCCTCTTTGTCCTGGGCTTCCTCGTGCTGGTGCTGACCACCCTGGCCATCGTGTTCCAGTCTGCTGGCCCCAAAATTAGCCCTCTAAAGAGCTGGAAGCCACGATGGAGGAGCCTGGGGGAGCCCCACATCCCACCAGAGTACATCCTCCTTAAGGACAGGTAACGACCAGCCTCTGCATGGTCCTACAAAAAATCTCCCCAAGAAATTCATCCTCTGCTTGAGCTGGGGTCTGATCTCACTGAGAAAAATGAGATGCTCTTCACCCTCTTTGCCCTTCTCTCCAGCCTCAAGTTCTATCAGATGCTTGGTCCTCGTGGATCTGGAGCAGATGCTGGTTCTGGAGAGAGAGGAGCAGTGCCCAGTGCAGGTGAAGTCCTGGGCCAGCCCCAGGtgttctttttcccccacttcctccccattttcttctctcaggTACAATATTTTGACACCTGCTCACCCAGAATTTCCTGCACTCTCAGGAGGCCACACGGGCACTTTGCTGTGCACATTTCCACAGGCACACAGGCTTCCACCCTGGGTTTATTCCAGGGAATTTAACCCCCTGACACTGGGATGGGTTGGAGATTTTTCCCTGAGGAGCTAAGAGAGTGAATTCCTTGACAAGCCCTTTAAAACAGCAGCGAGTTCAGGTGTCGGGTGAAGAGAATAAAGATTTACAAGTGTTTTCCTTGGCTTCCTCTGCTGGTTATTCTGTTCCCTGAAGGCACATGACTGCCGGGCCTCGTCTGCTTTCTGGGAATGAGAATTCCGGGATGTTCACAGGGAACAGCAGATGGCAGCAGGCAGTGATGCTGGGGGCAGCTCAGggaacagctctgggagcaTCCCGGCAGATTTCTGGACAATTTAGGAGCTGATAGTAACGCTCTGTCATCCTCCCCCTCGCTAGGGAACGAGACCTTCTCTCACATCTCCTGCctcatcctctctccttcctcacagAACAGAGAATTCCCAGGGGAAGGCAGCGTGGGGGATCAGCTCACATTCCCTCGTGTGCGGTGTTTGAGTGTGAGCCTTCCCCTCGTGTTTCAGAGCACAGCTTCACGCCCAGGCTCCTGGAGGATTTCAGTGTCCGCACCCTCTTTGACAAGCTGGAGGATCAGAATCTGCACCTGGCCTCTCAGCTGGCAAAGCACAGGATGGATGTGCTGGTGTTCCACAAGGGAATCAGCCGCAGCATCCAGAGCCTGGTGGTCAGTGGGAAGAGGCATTTGAGGGAAGGGAGCCTTGGAACCATcacagtttttaatttaaatggttGCCCTGAAGTGAAAGTTTATCGAAGGATGGGTGTTGCTCCTTTCAGTAGTTAATTTTAGCATAAAATAAACTTTTGTATGGTTTTATATGAGGGGCTGAATGCCGATTGTGGGGTTGGGAAAATCTAACGCTGCTGTTTTCTGCAGGACACGGTGCAAGCTCTGGACTGGGAAAACCTGAAAACCTTTTCCAGGCAAGGGATTTGTGGGCAgaaagctgcagagcagagctgggcagaagTGGGTGCAGATCACTGGAACAACAACTTCCAGCCAGGTGAGAGGAGCAGGGTGCagagccagggacagcagcagcactgaggaggCTGAAAAAAGACCTGGCTCATCCACATGAGAGAGCCCAGAAAAGTTTTCTGTAAGAGCTGGCAGGCTGTCTGCACCTGAGCTCAGCCAGAGGAGAGGTCTGGCAGCTCAGGGAGGAGTGAGCACGGGGTTATTTGGAAATGTTGTACGAAATTAATCATCCTGAGGCATTTCCAAAGAAAGGCTCCTGCTCTTGGTGCTGTTCTGGATTTAATCAAGGTTTTCCAAGTGGTTCTGGGGAATCCCGTGGAAATTTCATGTTGGGTTCATCAGGTGCCCCGTGGCAAGAGGTGACAGAGTTAATGAGAGCTCTGGAAGTGCTGCTTGGGAACGTTCCTgatgggagcagagctgcaaacCCAGAGATGGAGCTCAGGACCCAAGCACAGGCTGCAGTGGGAGCCGTgccctccctgcacagcccggccactgaaaataaatcagaaggGCAGGTGAGCTGCAAGTGTCAGGTTTGGGGCCATCTCTCACCTTTCTGAgagattttccatttctttaacTTCTGAGCTCTTTTTATCCCGCAGGATCCTGAGCTGTTCAGCAGGAAAGATCCTTTTTCCAGCCTGCCTGGGCATGAGGAGCACGGTAAGGACAGTGCCACCGCTGTGAGGAGCTGTCAGAGGAGGCTGATTCTGTGCTGAGAGGGTAAAAGGGGTGTCTGTGTTTGCTAACACAGCAAAGGCAGAAttgattttccccatttattttattttttg
This window contains:
- the LOC131588318 gene encoding uncharacterized protein LOC131588318 gives rise to the protein MDVLVFHKGISRSIQSLVDTVQALDWENLKTFSRQGICGQKAAEQSWAEVGADHWNNNFQPGAPWQEVTELMRALEVLLGNVPDGSRAANPEMELRTQAQAAVGAVPSLHSPATENKSEGQDPELFSRKDPFSSLPGHEEHGLALQLVYLTELEVEGLVAASPLAKTLSEIKEALVNLQQPSTLGNSDSKHQTSLGSSALF